A region of the Apium graveolens cultivar Ventura chromosome 6, ASM990537v1, whole genome shotgun sequence genome:
TCCACACACCAAACAATCAATGAGTAAAATTCAATACACAATCCAAAGGATTCCACACAGCTAACTGAGGTGAGCCATTTGAGGAAGTAGAGTAAATTGAAAAAGAAACAGATACACGCAAAATATACCCAATTTTACCTGTAAAAAGCTTGAACGCTGTTGGCACACTTCTTCGCTGAGTAATCCAAAAAACATCACTCTTTTTTGTCAGATACAACCCTGGATCCACAATCACCGGCTTCGCCCGCTGAAACCTACATTGATTATAGAATCAAACAATCAAACAACTAATAGATAAAATGAAATTGGATAACATAAAAGAAATCAACTAAATCACTTACTCTTTCCAGCCAATATCACTAGTATGATCAATGAAATTCAAATCCCTCGGCAAATACGAAAATGTATGAAGCAGATCTAAACACAAAACAAAACTCAATACACAACAATCACAAAATCAACAACATCAAAAAACTCAAAAACTTAAAGAAATTCACCATCTTGAGTAACAAGCGGATAATCCGAAGAGCTAAGATTAATAAACCAATCCCACTCCCCTCCTTCCTTCAACAAAATGGCGGCAGCGTGCAACGTATTGGCAACCATAGTCGGTCCACGATACGTAACCAAATTAGGCTTCCTCATGACAATCACATTCCCAAACCTCTTAAACAAACCAAACTCCCTAACAAACTCAAACAACTCCACCCGCTCTTCCTCCCCCGCCGCCGCCTCAAGATGCACAATGTACTGATTATGCGGATGGTATAATGCCAACAACGTCCGCTTCAGCATTGCTCCATCGCCAACAGAACCCGAAATGAAGTACGCCAGACGCGGCGGAGGCGGTAGTTTCGACACCGGAACAACACGCAGCTTGGATTCGATGAACAACGAGTCATCGGATAAAGCTGCGTATCGGTAAAACGGAATCACCGGAGTTCCGTCGGAGCACGTTAGGGTTCCGATGAACAAAAGAAATAGAGATACAATTGAGGCTATAGCTAATGGAAACATCCATCTCTTTTCAGTTTGGTTGTGTTTTAAGTGTGAGTAGTACTTTTTAAGCTGCTTCTTCATAACAGATAGATAGATACAGTTTTTTGTAAGTATTGTTCCGGAGGATTGAAGTTATTTTCCCGCCAAAAAATGAAGAGGATGGGGTGGAGATTGGGGGATGTGAAA
Encoded here:
- the LOC141666724 gene encoding beta-glucuronosyltransferase GlcAT14B-like, yielding MKKQLKKYYSHLKHNQTEKRWMFPLAIASIVSLFLLFIGTLTCSDGTPVIPFYRYAALSDDSLFIESKLRVVPVSKLPPPPRLAYFISGSVGDGAMLKRTLLALYHPHNQYIVHLEAAAGEEERVELFEFVREFGLFKRFGNVIVMRKPNLVTYRGPTMVANTLHAAAILLKEGGEWDWFINLSSSDYPLVTQDDLLHTFSYLPRDLNFIDHTSDIGWKEFQRAKPVIVDPGLYLTKKSDVFWITQRRSVPTAFKLFTGSAWMALSRPFIDYCIWGWDNLPRTVLMYYTNFISSPEGYFHTVACNAHEFRNTTVNSDLHYISWDNPPKQHPHYLTVEDMQMMAGSNAPFARKFHQDDPVLDKIDSDLLFRGRNMTVPGGWCIGSTESGSDPCSVVGNITQLRPTIGAKKLETLISSLLSNDNFRPRQCKL